A window of the Miscanthus floridulus cultivar M001 chromosome 14, ASM1932011v1, whole genome shotgun sequence genome harbors these coding sequences:
- the LOC136505751 gene encoding NDR1/HIN1-like protein 10 gives MSGSGSRSREKNCCGSCCTLLVSLGVVVLIYWAIFQPHQIRARVDYAELSNLTVSNSSSSAAAVAVSYHVAVNLSLYNPSKRVNIYYDTLDAELRYRGAVLSPAATATAAASPAEFYQRRKAEQVVSLVFDGKGVAVPGDDVGKQLEREVKAGVKLDLELHVDARVRYVFGSIKIRQKPTVWCALSIAVPSTAGGMGILGSGDWCWVKYR, from the coding sequence ATGTCCGGCAGCGGCAGCCGCAGCCGCGAGAAGAACTGCTGCGGCAGCTGCTGCACGCTGCTCGTCTCCCTAGGCGTCGTCGTGCTCATCTACTGGGCCATCTTCCAGCCGCACCAGATACGCGCCAGGGTGGACTACGCCGAGCTCTCCAACCTCACCGTCTCcaactcctcctcctccgccgccgctgtCGCGGTGTCCTACCACGTCGCAGTGAACCTGAGCCTGTACAACCCCAGCAAGCGCGTCAACATCTACTACGACACCCTGGACGCCGAGCTCCGGTACCGCGGCGCCGTCCTGAGCCCGGCCGCGACCGCGACCGCGGCTGCGTCCCCCGCCGAGTTCTACCAGCGCCGGAAGGCCGAGCAGGTGGTGAGCCTCGTGTTCGACGGGAAGGGCGTCGCCGTCCCCGGCGACGACGTCGGGAAGCAGCTGGAGCGCGAGGTGAAGGCCGGCGTGAAGCTGGACCTGGAGCTCCACGTCGACGCGCGGGTGAGGTACGTGTTCGGGAGCATCAAGATACGGCAGAAGCCGACGGTCTGGTGCGCGCTCAGCATCGCGGTGCCGTCGACGGCGGGCGGCATGGGCATTCTTGGCTCCGGCGACTGGTGCTGGGTCAAGTACCGGTGA